The sequence below is a genomic window from Etheostoma cragini isolate CJK2018 chromosome 20, CSU_Ecrag_1.0, whole genome shotgun sequence.
atatttaatctgtttgctgctgcagtgggACAGCCCTGGACGAGGCTGGAACAACCACATCCACATCCTGGACCTGGAGACATCAATATGGAGCCAACCCAACACCAAGGTAAACACATCCACAGACGCTACCAATATGACCTCACACAGTGTAATCACGCACATCGCATGCAGGCACGTGTTGAGAGCCAACCCACTGTCCAATAGCAACAAAAGCCTCATCCACTTAAACCAGTCTCTTACATTTTTATCCATTGTCCCTGCCTTTATCCTGCCATAATCAGTTTTTCCTCTGACTCCTGAAATGATGTATTCTCTCTATTGGTATGTCCTGATGTAGGGGAACACCCCATCGCCCAGGGCAGCTCATGCTTGTGCCACAGTTGGTAACAGAGGCTATGTGTTTGGGGGAAGATACAAAGTAAGGACATTAAAACTAGGAATTTAAGATTTGGGCCTGTTAAgcctttttttgtcaattcttGTCATACGGTTAATTTCACCTACCTTTTCACTATAAATGATTGTTTCCTACTCCCATATCTTTTGGTCCACAGAACTATAGACTAAATGACCTGTATTACATTGACCTGGACACATGGGAGTGGCATGAAATGTAAGTATTGTTTCTTATAATAATATCCAGAATGAAATGGGCATTTGCTATTTTACactaaaaaacatctttatatCAGGTCATCTTTTGCAAATGGACAATCTAACATGCTTAAAAAGTTATACATCTCTCTTCCACTTGTTCCATTGGAACATGCTTACCCTTGAGCATTCTCTTAATTGTACAAGTGCTGATTCAGCAGTATTCATAGTATTGCTATTTTAataagtttttcttttacattgaAAGTCATGGAGCAAACTTTAAATCCTCTTCATGCTTCTTCCACTTCTAAATGCTACTGTTCCCACACACTTTCACCCACAGATGtcattcaaactttaaactgTTTACAAAATATTCAGCTATTTGAATTCAgctatttgatatatttttttgttttatcactgTTGAAGTTTAGTGCTTCTTTAGGCTTTTTCTGCAGATTAAGCCCCAGGTTCATTACGCAGTCCAGGCTGGcgcttttcatgattttttttcaacatactatactttgagttttttcaacattctatactaatAATCTTTTCAATATGAATTCTTTGGTGGCATACTGGCTCAGTAGCACTACTGGTTAGCACGACTgctacttttttatcactttttcaacgtactatactttgactttttgcaacatactatgactttttttttacatgtaatactatgacctttttatcacttttttagacatactatactatgacaatttttgagatactatactttaatttctttcgacatactgtaaaatgactcaatcactttttttgacatacttttcataatacaatactatgacttttcataacttttttcaacttaccatattgtgactttttttgacataatatactattacttttttatcacttttttcgacatactgtttttttcataatttttgacataatataccattacttttttaatgagctttttttgacatgctataccatgactttttttcaacatgctatgctataCATAcatgctatggcttttttttcatcttaaaaTATTCTACATTTCAATGAATTTTGTACTAATAAAACATTCCCAGTTTTCCAACTATTGTCTCTACTTCACCTACCTACGCAATTAGGCCAGCAATCCAATTTAGCTTTTCAGCATTCacaagcattttctgcaggaaatgcattttctagttgtGTTTCTTGCTCTAATGTTCCCCTCTGACCTGGTTGCAGGAGCGTTCCCCAGCAGGGTCCTCTGGGCCGGTCTTGGCACTCCTTTACTCCTGTGTCACCAGACCACATCTTCTTATTTGGAGGTTTtaccacagacagagagacactgaGTGAGTCTGACACTTGTTTTGGAGTACCACATAATCCCTCTCCACCTCAAAATGGTCGCTGGTCTTACAGAGTTATCTGTTTTCAGGTGATGCTTGGCTGTACTATGTaagcaaaaatgaatggaagcctttcaaacacagtcacacagaaaGTCCAAGGTAATCCTCTCATCTTGCTTTGAACACTGTGTGCTTGGAGACTAAGGTTCAGCTAAATGACTCTGAGGGATGTCCACTCATTTGGGTGTGTGTCTATGAGCAACATAGTGTACGACAATTCTTGACACTTTGCTTTGTATTTCAGGCTGTGGCACACGGCATGCTCCGGTCCTGATGGagaggtgtttgtgtttggaggGTGTGCCAACAACCTGTTGTCTCATCACAGAGCGGTAAGCTGCAAGTCAcaataaatatctatatttaaaatttaaaaaaatgttgacatgcattacaatcttttttttttttaaccaaatttgaCTCCTTTATGTTTATTCGACAGGCTCACAGTAACGAGTTACTGGTTTTTAATGTTCAGCCCAAATCACTAGTACGGTAAGTGTTATTTTATACCTGAAGCTGAGATgttctcttttttattattttgtgcttATATTTTCCTGTCCCAACTCTTCAGGTTCTGTATGGAAGCCGTTCTGCAGCACAGGGAGCGTTTGTCTAGTTACTGGGACTGCTTGCCTAAACACCTCCTACACAGCCTCAAACAGAGAATGGCACGTGTCAACACACTGGGCTCCTAGGCTAAGAGGAAACTGTGAATCTAGTCCAGAGGTTTataggagtgtgtgtatgtatgtatgtatgagagGAGTGTTGCTCTCAAAGCAGGTAGTCCTATTTGAGCATTAGTTTAATGTGTGtggacatatttaaaaaacgCTCTAAGCAATATTGAACAGCTGTGTAACTGCCAGCATTAATGTTCACAGGCCATCCATGTCCTGTTTGTGAccttttttgtatattttcttaTAAGTCAAACTTTTGCAAAGCCAGTAAACTTTTGGTGGTGTAGCAATGCAGATGATGCACAGCACAGCAAAAGAGAGCAGAAAATCTAGAAAAATCAAATTTCTTTGCTAAGCATACATTATTCTGCAAAGCCAAAATATAAtggcattgtttttatttacgttttCCAAGATAAATGAATGGCTACTTCTGTGCTGGATAAGTCAACTTGATTAAGATAAAATATGTTTGTCAGCATTTAGTAACTAAGTAAAGTGATGTTATGACTGTGCCTCTGTGTTTAAGAGAGGTTTTCTTGTTTGATGCTCACAAAAATATATTCTATCTTGTTAATACAAGGTGTTAATATTGTACTAGGCAGAAAAGTAGTAGATACAGTACTTGCCTAAACTTAGattatgaacaaaaaaacagaatctCATGATCAGTTTCATGAAAACCATAGAAAGAAACCCTGTGAGTAATTACTGTGTTATGGGGGCTAGTGTGGCAAATAGTTTGGAAATTGGGCAGGACTTTCCTTTCCTCCACAAGATTGTAGCACATTGTGTAGGTATACCcaagagtgaaagaaagactCTTGGATAACAACCGCCATACTCCAGTCGCTTGACATTGCTGTTTTCAATGGGTTTTCCTAAGAAATGGAACCAACTGAAAATAGTCTGTCTTAACACTAAACAGAGTGGTGCAAGGCTGAAACATGTTTGCTTTAACAGTGCATAATTTTAGGGAGCCTGTTGCTATAATGATTACTTTAACTGTTTGTTTGGCACCATCTTTAATACAGATGTTTGTTAAATCTTGTAGTTTAAGTTCTCACAGACCTGAAACTAGTGCTTTGTTATGCAAGACTATCTTCTTTGAAGCCCCAGAAATGtaaatttttatttgtgtatttatatagttGAGGAAATGtgattcttttattttgaaacaagcttttaaagccttttttaaattgtcatgaaTGGCTCCTGTAGcatttaaatcttgttttaacaaaaacttaaaacactACCCTAAGTGTATTGGATGTTGAGCCACGTTGCACTGAAATGCCTAATGTCAGTAGGGCTTTGTTTGTATTTGCCTGATTTGCACAATGTTCCcttagtgttttttattgtaaaatgaaatgGATACTGTTACTTCGTACTCAAAGAATAAACACATACCataagttgtgttttttattttatttgtataattaaaataaaattgatatcCAACAAGAGAACTATACGCTGATGATCAGATCTTAACCGGTACTGCTCATGCTTGAAATGCAGATGGAGTTGGCCATGTCACCCTCTCTGTTCACCCGTCTCATTTCTTCTTGGCAGCCAGCAGGTTTGGAGCAGACACTTTAACTTTGCCTGGCATGTTTCTGGATAGATCAGTATCCTGCAACACAGAATATTAGGAGATCCAGtttaaattcaattataaagaaaaatggaactactgataaaaaagtaaggatagtatgttgaaacaaaaaaagctatACTGAGTCAAAAGAATTAGTATACTATGTTCAAAAAggggataaaaaagtcaaagtatagccaGTGGAAATAAGTCATCGTATAGTAGGTGACAAAAGTGAAAGTTGTATAGTATTTTGGAAAAGTcagtatgttcaaaaaagtaGTCTTATAAGAtgtcaaagtcatagtacagtgtgttgaaaagagtgataaaaatgtcattgtatagtatgtcgaaaagacaggatagtatgtcaaaaaagtcaaagtatgttcAGAAAAAAGATAGtatagtaatttaaaaaaaaagctgtatagcatgtcaaaaaaagtcatagtactgttataaataaattaaaaaaaagtttaaatcatAAAGTACATCATAAACATGTCttaaataatatagtatgtcatataaagtcaaaatgtagtatgtcataaaaaaagtcataaaagtaatagtattgtcaTGAACAATTAGTAtattagtatagcatgtcaaaaaagggatggAGAAGTCATAGTacataatatgtcaaaaaaggtcatagtacagcattttgaaagtcatttaaaaagctacagtcaaaaaaagtcataataaattatgtcagaaaaagtgataaaaagtcatagtatagtatgttaaaaacagTCAGTACAGCATtttgaaagtcataaaaaagccatagtatgtcgaaaaacagtcatagtgtagtatgttgaaaagagttatacaaaaattcatagtatagtaggtcataaaaagtcactgtgcagtatgtcataaaaatattattttaaaaaaaaatcataaagtaggtcctaaaaatgttttaaataatagtatggtatgtcgtataaagtcataatgtagtatgtaataaaaatgccatataaaagtaatagtatgtcataaaaatcttaaaggaatagtatagtatgtcataaagtcattaaatgtcatagtatagtattgtcataaaaaaatgtatattagtatagcatgtaaaaaaagggATGGagaagtcatagtaaagtatgttaaaaacagtcatagtacagcattttgaaagttataaaaaagcaatggaatagtatgttgaaaaaaagagatagataagtcatagtataaagtatgtcaaaaaaggtaacAGTCCTCCATtttgaaagtcataaaaaagctatagtcaaaaaaagtcatagtaaagtatgtcagaaaaagtgataaaaagtcatagtatagtatgttaaaaacagtcatagcCTAGTACTGCAtttgaaagtcataaaaaagccatggtaaagtatgttgaaaaaaaaaaagagataaaaaaagttgtactagtaaagtattttgaaaaaagtcatagaaagccatagtatattatgtcgaaaagtcatagtacactctcagaaaatgaagtacataattgtacctttaggggtacaatgacttgtcactggggctgtaccctcaagggtacaaaaactgtacccttgagggttgcttgggaacatatatgtaccttttgacCCTCAAAAAGGTTCATATATGTTACTTGAGGTCCAACAATGAGCCATATGGGGTACGTTAGTATAGATTGTACCTtgggggacagaaatggacccctactgtacccttatttctgacagtgtatgtggaaaaaagtgataaaaaaagtaattgtatagtatgtcgaaaaacagtcatagtatagtatgttgaaaaaagggataaagaagttatagtatagtaccggtatgtcataaaaggtcatagtatagtatgtcgaaaaaagtcatagtatagtatgtcgaaaaaagtaataaaaaggcagGGTAATAAAGTAGGTAAACAATCATATTGTAagatttcataaaaagtcaaaatagtactgtgtcataaaaaagtcagtgtagaatgtagtattttttaaaacaaagtacaTCAAATTATATAATCTTCGAAtttcattgtatagtatatcaaaaatgtcagtgtAGTAATATagcaaaaagtcatggtata
It includes:
- the klhdc2 gene encoding kelch domain-containing protein 2; protein product: MAEMEEDIGDLPAEEDDNDSDREDDERLFAWMVNDDMDEEEEDEDEEVEDEQPLDTEASESFELDTPAERSGHIAVVDGNIMYVWGGYKNAQNHGFFDLYLPRNEIWTYNMESGVWTKHLAGGNLHTSMSGSCGVCVDGVLYLFGGHHARGNTNRIYRLPLRAPSLVWEEMRDLKGLPPSCKDKLGCWVQKNKLIFFGGYGYAAQGLHQGTFEYDESSSLVWDSPGRGWNNHIHILDLETSIWSQPNTKGNTPSPRAAHACATVGNRGYVFGGRYKNYRLNDLYYIDLDTWEWHEMSVPQQGPLGRSWHSFTPVSPDHIFLFGGFTTDRETLSDAWLYYVSKNEWKPFKHSHTESPRLWHTACSGPDGEVFVFGGCANNLLSHHRAAHSNELLVFNVQPKSLVRFCMEAVLQHRERLSSYWDCLPKHLLHSLKQRMARVNTLGS